The following nucleotide sequence is from Calditrichota bacterium.
GGACGTGGCAGACGGTGGTGGACCAGCGTTCGGCGGGCGTGGAACCTTGCGGCCCGCCATTGCGTGGGCTGGTGCAGGTGCCGCCGACCTCGGGAATGGTGTTGCGGCGAGCTCCGAACGAATGACTTGGATTCCAGGGGGCCTGCACTCGAGCAGAGAGCTTTTTGGATGGTGGAAACAGTGGACGAAGGAACGGCTCTGTCGAGGACAAACTGCGGGTGACCAACCATGAGGAGCACACAGGACACACAGCGCGTCTACGATGTGATCGCGGCCGGGCACATCTGCCTGGATATCATCCCGGCTTTTCCTGACACCAAGGTTCAAGACATTGGCGCCCTGCTCCGCCCCGGCAAGCTGGTCAACGTCGGACCAGCTGCCATCAGTACCGGCGGACCGGTGTCCAACACGGGCCTGGCAATGAAGAAGCTGGGCCTCAACGTGGCCTTCATGGCAAAAGTGGGCGATGACGAGTTTGGACGGCTCATTCGTGAGCGACTGCGTCGAGAAGGGAGCGACGCTGGCATAGCCGTGGCCCCAGGAGAGGCGTCGTCGTACACCGTGGCCATCGCCCCTCCTGGGATTGATCGCATCTTTCTGCACAA
It contains:
- a CDS encoding carbohydrate kinase family protein, with the translated sequence MRSTQDTQRVYDVIAAGHICLDIIPAFPDTKVQDIGALLRPGKLVNVGPAAISTGGPVSNTGLAMKKLGLNVAFMAKVGDDEFGRLIRERLRREGSDAGIAVAPGEASSYTVAIAPPGIDRIFLHNPGTNDTFGADDVDYAVVDQAKVFHLGYPPLMRRLFADGGAELVEIFRRVHDAGTITSLDMSLPDPASESGRAPWREILQ